The Solibacillus daqui genome has a segment encoding these proteins:
- a CDS encoding MFS transporter, giving the protein MEQQSNKIALYLLMFNMFITMGGIGIIVPVMPAYLQLFGVGGQVLGFLIAGFALAQFLLSPVSGDLSDRHGRKMFIVAGLVVYGFAQILFGLASEVWVLFLARFLSGAGAAFIMPPIMAFVADITTYEERGKGMGMIGAAMSLGFMIGPGIGGFLANVNLTFPFYLAGAVALIASVLSAIYLPNVKSTKTISAPREKLFKQLARSVKTSYFIFLVVVFTFSFGIANFQATLSLYLDHKFGYTPTDIAIILTVGGFAGVVLQMYVVNKLFKRFGEMKVILVNLLLAAVTMLLTIYISGFFVILVVATLFSIATTFIRPAVNTLISKLAGEEQGFAAGMNNAYMSLGNMFGPALAGILFDWNPDSPYILGTVVLVGCFILAFTWTSKRAAHLLKAY; this is encoded by the coding sequence ATGGAACAACAATCAAATAAAATAGCACTTTATTTACTGATGTTTAATATGTTTATTACTATGGGTGGTATCGGGATTATCGTTCCTGTTATGCCAGCATATTTACAACTATTTGGCGTTGGTGGACAAGTGCTTGGCTTTCTAATCGCTGGCTTTGCGCTTGCACAATTTTTACTTTCCCCTGTTTCAGGTGATTTATCAGATCGACATGGGCGTAAAATGTTTATCGTTGCAGGGCTTGTGGTATACGGCTTCGCACAAATTTTATTTGGGCTTGCATCAGAAGTATGGGTATTATTTTTAGCACGCTTTTTAAGTGGAGCTGGGGCAGCGTTCATTATGCCACCAATTATGGCATTCGTCGCCGACATTACAACGTATGAAGAACGTGGTAAAGGTATGGGCATGATTGGTGCGGCAATGTCTCTTGGCTTTATGATTGGGCCAGGTATTGGCGGATTTTTAGCAAATGTCAATTTAACATTTCCGTTTTACTTAGCAGGTGCGGTGGCGCTGATTGCCTCTGTACTATCTGCAATTTACTTACCGAATGTAAAATCTACGAAAACGATTTCTGCGCCAAGGGAAAAATTATTTAAACAGCTTGCTCGCTCTGTAAAAACATCATATTTCATATTTTTAGTCGTCGTTTTTACATTTAGCTTTGGGATTGCAAACTTCCAAGCAACATTATCGCTTTATTTAGATCATAAATTCGGCTATACACCAACTGATATCGCAATCATTTTAACTGTTGGTGGCTTTGCAGGGGTTGTACTGCAAATGTATGTTGTGAACAAATTATTTAAACGCTTCGGTGAGATGAAAGTGATATTAGTAAATCTTCTACTTGCAGCGGTGACAATGTTACTAACAATCTATATTAGCGGCTTCTTCGTTATTTTAGTCGTAGCTACTTTGTTCTCTATCGCAACAACATTCATTCGTCCTGCTGTTAATACACTAATTTCGAAACTAGCAGGTGAAGAGCAAGGTTTTGCAGCAGGTATGAACAATGCTTATATGAGCTTAGGGAATATGTTTGGCCCAGCACTTGCAGGAATTTTATTTGATTGGAATCCAGATTCACCATACATTTTAGGAACGGTCGTCTTAGTCGGCTGCTTTATCCTCGCATTTACCTGGACATCAAAAAGAGCTGCACATTTATTAAAAGCATATTAA
- a CDS encoding 8-oxo-dGTP diphosphatase — protein sequence MNYKFWTVIMVQKDDAVLLLNRQHDNFKGYIPPGGKVDFPEGFAEGAIREVKEETGLDVHSLTFKGISHYTNEVKKDHFIIYNYLTDDFSGQLLTHSDEGTLEWVKISEVKNYPMQEDIRVRFDYFFEPGTFEIHMIWDEENNRLDKRIIHKL from the coding sequence ATGAATTATAAATTTTGGACAGTAATCATGGTACAAAAAGATGATGCAGTACTGTTATTAAATCGTCAGCATGATAATTTTAAAGGGTATATTCCACCGGGTGGAAAAGTAGATTTCCCAGAAGGCTTTGCGGAAGGCGCTATACGCGAAGTAAAGGAAGAAACGGGACTAGATGTACATAGCTTAACGTTTAAAGGTATTTCGCATTATACGAATGAGGTCAAAAAAGATCATTTTATTATTTATAACTATTTAACAGATGATTTTTCAGGACAGTTGTTAACACATAGTGATGAAGGAACACTGGAGTGGGTGAAAATTAGCGAGGTCAAAAATTACCCAATGCAAGAAGATATTCGCGTGCGATTTGATTATTTTTTTGAACCTGGTACATTTGAAATTCATATGATCTGGGATGAAGAAAACAATCGATTAGATAAAAGAATCATACATAAGCTATAA
- a CDS encoding ABC transporter permease: protein MNLKISNPVLLKELKLRFRNAKSFSSLAFYLIALTLFIIAYFIIMSGVFSNGYVQPESSFILFCSLTVLQICLLLFIAPALTAGSISTEREKQTLNILLTTTQTSSQIIIGKLTASLAYLVVMLIATLPMYSILFLFGGVSPWMLVKVFLLFLLTVFTVGSVGILFSTITKKTIVSMISTYGVMIFLAVFTFIFFLVGIINFVDGTSYYASYFWISINPIAVVLSLISPEIAIAIKEMTHLDWPPIAIYCIAYAFIGIVCLVIASKKLRETK, encoded by the coding sequence ATGAATCTCAAAATATCTAATCCAGTGCTACTAAAAGAACTTAAGCTGAGATTTCGAAATGCAAAAAGCTTTTCGAGTCTCGCCTTTTATTTAATTGCGCTGACATTATTTATTATTGCGTACTTCATTATTATGTCGGGTGTGTTTTCGAATGGCTATGTGCAGCCAGAAAGTAGCTTTATCTTATTTTGCAGTTTAACAGTATTACAGATTTGTTTACTGCTATTCATTGCACCGGCATTAACAGCGGGTTCTATAAGTACAGAGCGTGAAAAGCAAACGCTCAATATTTTATTAACGACTACGCAGACATCCTCACAAATTATTATCGGTAAACTTACTGCGTCGCTTGCTTATTTAGTTGTTATGTTAATTGCGACGTTACCGATGTATAGCATTTTGTTTTTATTTGGTGGGGTATCACCATGGATGTTAGTGAAAGTATTCCTACTGTTTTTACTAACGGTATTTACAGTGGGGAGTGTTGGTATATTATTTTCAACGATTACGAAAAAGACAATTGTATCAATGATTTCTACCTATGGGGTTATGATTTTTTTAGCGGTATTTACGTTTATCTTTTTCCTGGTAGGTATTATTAATTTCGTTGATGGAACTTCGTATTATGCGTCTTATTTTTGGATTAGTATAAATCCGATTGCCGTTGTGCTAAGTTTGATTTCACCTGAAATTGCCATTGCGATTAAAGAAATGACACATCTAGATTGGCCACCGATTGCAATTTACTGTATTGCTTACGCGTTTATTGGAATTGTCTGTCTAGTGATTGCCTCGAAAAAATTACGTGAAACCAAATAA
- a CDS encoding ABC transporter substrate-binding protein: MRDLVQAAVGIIIVCALLFVAIDQMQSAGSKGSKDSLTVYNWGEYIDPELIDKFEEETGIKVTYETFDSNEAMLTKIQQGGSAYDIAVPSEYTIESMKEEDLLIPIDHNLVPNIKNINADFLDLAFDKGNKYSIPYFWGTVGIVYNPSLIDDHLTFDSWEDLWDPSLKDKVFLVDGSREVIGMGLNSIGESLNAKDDALLRKATDKLITLSPNIKAIIGDEITPLMINNEATVALTWSGQAADMMWENEELNFAVPQEGSNLWFDNMVIPKTSKNVEGAHKFINFMLDPENAAQNADYVGYSTPNEAAWELMDEEVISDERFYPSNEQRETLEVYENLGLKWLGKYNEYFLEFKMSIK; the protein is encoded by the coding sequence ATGAGAGATTTAGTTCAAGCAGCCGTTGGAATTATCATTGTCTGTGCCCTACTGTTTGTCGCAATTGACCAAATGCAATCAGCAGGCAGCAAAGGTAGCAAGGATTCATTAACAGTTTACAACTGGGGTGAATATATCGATCCAGAATTAATCGATAAGTTTGAAGAAGAAACAGGCATTAAAGTCACATACGAAACATTCGACTCAAACGAAGCGATGTTGACAAAAATTCAGCAAGGTGGTTCAGCTTATGATATCGCCGTACCTTCTGAATATACAATCGAATCGATGAAGGAAGAAGATTTATTAATTCCAATCGATCATAACCTAGTTCCAAATATAAAGAATATTAATGCGGACTTTTTAGACTTAGCATTCGATAAAGGCAATAAATACTCCATCCCTTATTTCTGGGGTACAGTAGGTATTGTTTATAATCCGAGCTTAATTGATGATCATTTAACATTCGATTCCTGGGAAGATTTATGGGACCCATCATTAAAAGATAAAGTGTTTTTAGTAGACGGTTCTCGCGAAGTAATTGGTATGGGCTTAAATTCAATCGGTGAGTCATTAAATGCAAAGGATGACGCACTTTTACGTAAAGCGACAGATAAACTAATTACATTATCGCCAAACATCAAGGCCATAATTGGTGACGAAATTACACCTTTAATGATTAACAACGAAGCAACCGTTGCATTAACTTGGTCAGGTCAAGCAGCTGATATGATGTGGGAAAATGAAGAGTTAAATTTTGCAGTTCCACAAGAAGGTTCAAACTTATGGTTTGATAACATGGTTATTCCAAAAACATCTAAAAACGTGGAAGGTGCCCATAAATTCATTAACTTTATGTTAGACCCTGAAAATGCAGCACAAAATGCTGACTACGTAGGTTACTCAACACCAAATGAGGCAGCTTGGGAACTAATGGATGAGGAAGTCATTTCAGACGAGCGCTTCTACCCATCAAATGAACAACGTGAAACATTAGAGGTTTATGAAAATCTTGGTCTTAAATGGTTAGGTAAGTACAACGAGTATTTCTTAGAATTTAAGATGAGCATTAAATGA